Within Rhodothermales bacterium, the genomic segment GCACGAGGAAGCCGAGCAGGACGGCCACGAAGCCGACGTACTGCGGGTGGCGAACGCGGGCGTAGAGCCCCGTCGTCGCCAGACGGCCCTCGCGCTGCGCCTCGTAGAGCACGCGCCAGGCGCTCATGATCACGAGGACGCCGCCGCCGATGAGCACGTTGCTCAGCACGTGGAGCACGTTGAAGTGGGCCGCCCACGGGCTCCCCTCCCCGATGCCGAGGAGGGTCTGCCAGAGGTGGCCGGCGTCGTGCGAGAAGAGGTCGAGGCCGGGGTACCGGCTCCCGAGCCACCCCGACAGGAGGTAGATCGTCAGTGGGAACCCGTACATCTCCGCGAAGAGTGCCACGACGAAGGCGCTGAAGGCGCCGAACTGCCGCCAGTCGCGCCAGTTCTTCGGGCGCGTGAAGCTGAGGGCGAAGACGACGAAGATGGCCGACATGACGACGGCCATCAGCCAGTATCCGTATTCGTAAGGTCCGTTCATCGGAGGGTGGGGTCAGGGGACAGAGGGCCTCGGAGAGGCGGGCGATTTCAGCGGGAGCCGTGCGGGCAGGAGCCGCCGCGAGGGGTTAGCCCCCACAGCACGACGCGCCCCCGGTATCGGACGCCGGTGCGGGAGCGAGGGCGGGCTCCTGGGTGCGGATGTGGATGAAGGCCTCCACTGGGAGGACGGCGATGACGCCGTCGCCCCGCTGCCCCGTATGGGCGGCACCGTGGATGGCCTGGACGAGCGGCTTCACGTTGCCTTCGTCGGCGAACACCTCGAGGCGTGCGTGGC encodes:
- a CDS encoding isoprenylcysteine carboxylmethyltransferase family protein → MNGPYEYGYWLMAVVMSAIFVVFALSFTRPKNWRDWRQFGAFSAFVVALFAEMYGFPLTIYLLSGWLGSRYPGLDLFSHDAGHLWQTLLGIGEGSPWAAHFNVLHVLSNVLIGGGVLVIMSAWRVLYEAQREGRLATTGLYARVRHPQYVGFVAVLLGFLVQWPTILTLAMFPVLVWMYARLARIEEREVRARFGAAYDAYAAQVPRFIPRPGVRYEEPSEEPSDEGQRREPIPHDPEVTTA
- a CDS encoding P-II family nitrogen regulator, with translation MTYKKINAIIRECCLDKVREALVAAGAAGLTVTHVRGAGEYANTFGRDNLSRHARLEVFADEGNVKPLVQAIHGAAHTGQRGDGVIAVLPVEAFIHIRTQEPALAPAPASDTGGASCCGG